In one Pseudomonadota bacterium genomic region, the following are encoded:
- a CDS encoding dihydroneopterin aldolase, whose protein sequence is MTRDLSLAFAHPEERARADAPERDRISVRDLVLDAEIGAFQAERGVTQRIRFNVVVEVSALPADLSDDVDRILSYDRITEAIEAALAEERLNLLETLAERVAQRILVEPQAERAFLRIEKLDRGPGTLGVEIVRSAGPKVLSIEDTPQPRIVALGNRQISDDALSHLLDALAAEPSPLILCVGLPEAPAPQGGNAPVQRRIDLLAIEQNAWMLAGRDPRCVVVGTRTELDWGMRHGQISVWAPSKMVLDAVEGPESADAGALISWLANEMQAEEILNLGLDVPAGDVPQRDGLR, encoded by the coding sequence ATGACCCGTGATCTTTCGCTCGCCTTCGCCCATCCCGAGGAACGTGCCCGCGCCGACGCGCCGGAGCGTGACAGGATCAGCGTGCGCGATCTCGTCCTCGATGCGGAGATCGGCGCATTCCAGGCGGAGCGAGGCGTCACCCAGCGCATCCGCTTCAACGTCGTCGTGGAAGTCTCTGCTTTACCCGCAGATTTATCCGACGACGTCGACCGCATCCTGAGCTATGACCGCATCACCGAGGCCATAGAAGCCGCCCTCGCAGAAGAACGCCTCAACCTCCTCGAGACTCTCGCCGAGCGCGTGGCGCAGCGCATCCTTGTGGAGCCGCAGGCCGAGCGCGCCTTTCTGCGCATCGAGAAGCTCGACCGCGGGCCTGGGACATTGGGAGTGGAAATCGTGCGGAGTGCTGGCCCGAAGGTGCTCTCCATCGAGGATACGCCGCAGCCGCGCATCGTGGCCCTGGGCAATCGCCAGATCTCGGATGACGCTCTTTCGCATCTGCTCGACGCGCTTGCAGCCGAGCCGTCTCCCCTCATCCTCTGCGTCGGTCTCCCCGAGGCCCCTGCGCCCCAGGGCGGCAACGCGCCGGTTCAGCGTCGGATCGACCTGCTCGCCATCGAGCAGAATGCATGGATGCTCGCCGGTCGGGACCCGCGCTGCGTCGTCGTCGGCACGCGGACCGAGCTCGATTGGGGCATGCGCCACGGGCAGATCAGCGTCTGGGCCCCGTCCAAAATGGTGCTCGACGCGGTCGAAGGCCCCGAAAGCGCCGATGCAGGCGCGCTGATCTCCTGGCTCGCCAACGAGATGCAGGCGGAGGAAATCCTCAACCTCGGCCTGGACGTTCCCGCAGGCGACGTGCCCCAGCGCGACGGCCTTCGTTGA
- a CDS encoding putative PEP-binding protein: MKARFHGGRAKCLQRLIRLGMPVPTTVALCFSTVRRIAAGAAPDLATILGPFEASDLLSVRPSSEHADWGGPAAILNIGMNGARHAALCETIGEAAATALYLRFIQSYALHVARLDADAFPELGTPDAATLRAALDAYEDEAGEPLPQETGTQLAEVLRAMARAWEGTSARLLRQAQGAPADAGLGLIIQRMAPMPVEGERGSGVIQFVSSEDGKPQVTGRYLSRAHGREAQGESDAIYLTRDPRGPSLEEHQPEVFAELLEYGEIARQRLREEMEIKFAIENGALAILDAVRISRSSRAAVTVAVALAEDGVITREEAVRRITPSTLSELLHSQIAPGASRDVIARGIAASPGAASGRIVFSSAEAQASAARGEACVLVRRETTPEDIRGMHAAQAVLTERGGITSHAAVIGRGFGLPCVVGASDISVQDGKRAFEAFGRRFSEGDTITIDGTTGQVLAGAAELTKAGLDDSVATLLSWADAIRDIGVRANADTTEEAERAAGFAAEGIGLCRTEHMFFEGDRLTVMREMIFAGSPEDRAAVLERLLPMQRADFAKLFRIMEGRPVCVRLLDPPLHEFLPSGREGLRDLAGALGLPVREVEERVRSLTEYNPMLGMRGVRLAITMPEIYDMQVRAILEAALSVGDVTPEIMIPLVTARREVELVRKRIDAVAAAVRAETGRDLSYTIGVMVETPRAALRAGDIAPHTAFLSFGTNDLTQMTYGLSRDDAGRFMSDYVQQGVYPEDPFHRLDTDGVGELLRIGAERGRGARPDVVLSLCGEHGGDPEAIRMCREAGFTYVSCSPFRVPGARLAAAHVALDERATARQV; this comes from the coding sequence ATGAAGGCGCGGTTCCACGGGGGGCGTGCAAAATGCCTGCAGCGCCTTATTCGACTGGGCATGCCGGTGCCGACGACGGTGGCGCTCTGCTTTTCCACGGTGCGCCGCATCGCAGCGGGGGCGGCGCCTGACCTCGCCACGATCCTCGGGCCTTTCGAGGCCAGCGATCTCCTCTCGGTCCGTCCCTCCTCGGAGCATGCGGATTGGGGCGGGCCAGCCGCGATCCTCAATATCGGCATGAACGGAGCGCGCCATGCCGCCCTCTGCGAAACGATCGGGGAGGCAGCGGCGACGGCGCTCTATCTCCGGTTCATTCAATCCTACGCGCTCCATGTCGCGCGGCTCGACGCAGACGCATTCCCCGAACTCGGGACGCCGGATGCCGCGACGCTTCGCGCGGCGCTCGACGCCTACGAGGACGAGGCGGGCGAGCCGCTGCCGCAGGAGACGGGAACGCAGCTCGCAGAAGTCCTGCGGGCCATGGCCAGGGCCTGGGAGGGCACGTCGGCCCGGCTTCTCCGGCAGGCGCAGGGCGCGCCGGCGGATGCAGGCCTTGGCCTCATCATCCAACGCATGGCGCCCATGCCGGTCGAGGGAGAACGCGGCAGCGGTGTGATCCAGTTCGTCTCGTCCGAGGACGGCAAACCGCAGGTGACCGGCCGCTACCTGAGCCGCGCCCACGGCCGCGAGGCGCAAGGTGAATCCGACGCCATCTACCTGACACGGGATCCGCGCGGCCCTTCGCTCGAGGAGCATCAGCCAGAGGTTTTTGCCGAGCTCCTCGAATACGGCGAAATTGCGCGGCAGCGGCTGCGGGAGGAGATGGAGATCAAGTTCGCCATCGAGAACGGCGCGCTGGCGATCCTCGATGCGGTGAGGATCTCCCGGTCGTCTCGGGCCGCGGTCACCGTGGCCGTGGCTCTGGCCGAGGACGGGGTCATCACCCGCGAAGAGGCCGTTCGCCGGATCACACCCTCCACCTTGTCAGAATTGCTGCACTCCCAGATCGCGCCGGGCGCATCGCGCGACGTCATCGCGCGGGGCATCGCGGCGTCTCCGGGCGCGGCCTCCGGGCGCATCGTCTTTTCCTCCGCCGAGGCGCAGGCCAGCGCCGCGCGCGGAGAGGCCTGCGTTCTCGTGCGCCGGGAGACGACGCCGGAGGATATCCGCGGCATGCACGCGGCCCAGGCGGTCTTGACCGAGCGCGGCGGGATCACGAGCCACGCCGCCGTGATCGGGCGCGGCTTTGGGCTGCCTTGCGTCGTCGGCGCGAGCGACATCTCCGTCCAGGACGGCAAGCGCGCTTTCGAGGCATTTGGCCGGCGCTTCTCCGAGGGTGACACGATCACGATCGACGGCACGACAGGGCAAGTGCTCGCCGGCGCGGCCGAGCTGACGAAGGCCGGGCTCGACGACAGCGTCGCCACCTTGCTGAGCTGGGCAGATGCGATCCGGGACATCGGCGTGCGCGCCAATGCGGACACCACCGAGGAAGCCGAGCGCGCGGCGGGCTTTGCCGCCGAGGGGATCGGGCTCTGCCGCACGGAGCACATGTTCTTCGAGGGAGACCGGCTCACGGTCATGCGCGAGATGATCTTCGCGGGGAGCCCGGAGGATCGGGCGGCGGTGCTCGAGCGCCTCTTGCCGATGCAGCGCGCTGATTTCGCAAAGCTTTTCCGGATCATGGAAGGGCGACCCGTCTGCGTGCGGCTTCTTGATCCGCCTCTCCACGAATTCCTGCCGTCGGGCCGCGAAGGCCTGCGCGACCTTGCCGGGGCGCTCGGTCTGCCCGTGCGCGAGGTGGAGGAGCGGGTCCGTTCTCTCACCGAATACAATCCCATGCTTGGCATGCGAGGTGTCCGGCTCGCGATCACGATGCCCGAGATCTACGACATGCAGGTGCGGGCCATCCTCGAAGCCGCGCTCAGCGTCGGCGATGTGACGCCCGAGATCATGATCCCGCTCGTGACCGCCCGGCGGGAGGTGGAGCTTGTGCGCAAGCGCATCGACGCGGTGGCGGCAGCGGTGCGCGCTGAGACAGGCCGCGATTTGAGCTATACCATCGGCGTGATGGTGGAGACGCCTCGGGCCGCCCTGCGGGCCGGTGACATCGCGCCCCATACGGCCTTTCTGAGCTTTGGCACGAACGATCTCACGCAGATGACCTACGGGCTTTCGCGCGATGATGCGGGACGTTTCATGTCGGACTACGTGCAGCAGGGCGTCTACCCCGAGGATCCCTTCCATCGCCTCGACACCGACGGTGTGGGAGAACTGCTCCGGATCGGGGCAGAACGGGGGCGCGGTGCGCGCCCGGACGTGGTGCTCAGCCTCTGTGGCGAGCATGGCGGGGACCCGGAGGCGATCAGGATGTGCCGGGAGGCCGGCTTCACCTATGTTTCCTGCTCGCCATTTCGCGTGCCCGGCGCTCGGCTCGCGGCAGCCCATGTGGCCCTTGATGAGCGGGCGACCGCTCGGCAGGTGTGA
- the folP gene encoding dihydropteroate synthase has protein sequence MERLEARRADIAGLSMDQPRLMGILNVTPDSFSDGGRYDSTESAVAHAERMEGEGADLLDIGGESTRPGAETVPTDVEIARTSSAIAAMDTKLPISIDTRKAAVGEAALAAGARLLNDVSGLHFDPAMAPLAARTGVPICIMHAKGDPKTMQQDPRYEHVLLDVFDALGGQVEAALAAGVARDRIIVDPGIGFGKTLDHNLALLRGLSLLHGLGCPILLGASRKRFIGTLSGVEAADARMPGSVAVALAGVAQGAQILRIHDVAPTRQALQLWQAVT, from the coding sequence ATGGAACGTCTCGAGGCACGACGCGCGGACATCGCCGGCCTCTCCATGGACCAGCCACGGCTCATGGGCATCCTCAACGTCACGCCCGACAGCTTCTCCGATGGCGGCCGCTACGACAGCACAGAGAGCGCGGTCGCGCATGCCGAGCGGATGGAAGGCGAGGGGGCCGATCTCCTCGATATTGGCGGTGAGAGCACGCGGCCCGGCGCAGAAACCGTGCCCACGGATGTGGAGATCGCACGCACGTCTTCTGCTATCGCGGCCATGGACACCAAGCTCCCGATCTCCATCGACACGAGAAAGGCCGCCGTGGGCGAGGCCGCGTTGGCCGCCGGGGCACGTCTCTTGAATGACGTCTCTGGACTTCACTTCGACCCGGCCATGGCGCCCCTTGCCGCGCGTACCGGCGTGCCGATCTGCATCATGCACGCCAAGGGTGATCCCAAGACGATGCAGCAAGATCCGCGCTATGAGCATGTGCTGCTCGACGTGTTCGACGCGCTCGGGGGGCAAGTGGAGGCGGCGCTGGCTGCAGGCGTCGCGCGAGATAGGATCATTGTCGATCCCGGCATCGGCTTCGGTAAGACGCTCGACCACAATCTCGCGCTGTTGAGGGGGCTCTCCCTCCTCCACGGGCTCGGTTGCCCGATCCTGCTCGGCGCGTCTCGCAAGCGCTTCATCGGGACGCTCTCGGGCGTGGAGGCCGCAGACGCGCGGATGCCGGGCTCCGTCGCCGTGGCGCTGGCGGGCGTGGCGCAGGGTGCCCAGATCCTGCGGATCCACGATGTCGCGCCCACGCGGCAGGCGCTCCAGCTCTGGCAGGCGGTGACCTGA
- a CDS encoding DUF6446 family protein translates to MAGKIIAVLLVLVTLGVGGGVYYAQVYGFYYDVEDATVELTSLSSQQPEPILAEGLEAIDADSSPIRFRACFTTPTSLATLTETYEIFDAAEPLTAPGWFDCFDAEAIGAALDAGTAIAFTGTRNLEYGIDRVVAITEAGQGFVWHQVNDCGDRLYDGTPAGDDCPERTQ, encoded by the coding sequence ATGGCCGGTAAGATCATCGCGGTGCTTCTCGTGCTCGTCACGCTGGGCGTCGGCGGCGGCGTCTACTACGCTCAGGTCTACGGTTTCTACTACGACGTCGAGGACGCCACGGTGGAGCTCACCAGTCTCTCCAGCCAGCAGCCGGAGCCGATCCTGGCCGAGGGCCTCGAGGCCATCGACGCCGACAGCTCCCCGATCCGCTTCCGTGCGTGTTTCACCACGCCCACGAGCCTCGCCACGCTCACCGAGACCTACGAGATCTTCGACGCGGCCGAGCCGCTCACGGCACCCGGCTGGTTCGACTGCTTCGATGCGGAGGCCATCGGCGCGGCCCTCGATGCGGGCACGGCCATCGCCTTTACCGGTACGCGCAATCTCGAATACGGGATCGACCGCGTCGTCGCCATCACCGAGGCGGGGCAGGGCTTCGTCTGGCACCAAGTGAATGATTGCGGTGACCGCCTCTATGACGGCACGCCAGCGGGCGACGATTGCCCCGAAAGGACGCAGTGA
- a CDS encoding cell wall hydrolase → MPLAAQNNTLAISGAVAFEAKSLSKLDASTTARLLSPRARIEGDAPDVQFSNAWLKTQPFIEGGPEWRCLAEALYFEARGESVKGQFAVAEVILNRVESPRFPNTVCKVINQGTGERYRCQFTYTCDGHAEVIREPIAWRLVGRVARLSMAGAAGNLTNGAQFYHTQSVSPRWSRVFEHTTTIGYHKFYRRG, encoded by the coding sequence ATGCCGCTGGCTGCCCAGAACAACACGCTCGCTATTTCAGGGGCTGTGGCGTTCGAGGCCAAGAGTTTGTCGAAATTGGACGCCTCGACGACCGCGCGTCTCCTGTCGCCCCGGGCGCGCATCGAAGGCGATGCGCCGGACGTACAATTCTCCAATGCATGGCTGAAAACACAGCCTTTTATCGAGGGTGGCCCTGAATGGCGCTGCCTCGCGGAGGCGCTTTATTTCGAGGCACGTGGGGAGAGCGTGAAAGGGCAGTTCGCCGTTGCCGAGGTGATTCTCAACCGTGTCGAGAGCCCCCGCTTCCCAAACACCGTCTGCAAGGTGATCAATCAAGGCACGGGCGAGCGCTATCGCTGCCAGTTCACCTATACCTGTGACGGTCATGCCGAGGTCATTCGCGAGCCCATCGCGTGGCGTCTCGTGGGGCGCGTGGCGCGGCTCTCCATGGCAGGTGCGGCGGGTAACCTCACGAATGGCGCGCAGTTCTATCACACGCAGTCCGTCAGCCCGCGTTGGTCGCGCGTGTTCGAGCACACCACCACCATCGGCTATCACAAGTTCTACCGCCGCGGGTGA
- a CDS encoding glycine--tRNA ligase subunit alpha, whose protein sequence is MPAQDAPRSFQEIILRLQNYWGSKGCAVLQPYDMEVGAGTFHPATTLRSLGTRPWAAAYVQPSRRPTDGRYGENPNRLQHYYQYQVLIKPSPPDLQELYLGSLEAIGIDMEIHDIRFVEDDWESPTLGAWGLGWEVWCDGMEVSQYTYFQQVGGHDCHPVSGELTYGLERLAMYVLGAEHVMDMPYNDPQVPIPLTYGDVFRQTEQEYSRWNFDVANTETLLQHFKDAEAACNAILDAPHEDSKTGKRIVMAHPAYDQCIKASHLFNLLDARGVISVTERQSYILRVRTLAKRCADAFVQTEAGGWEAA, encoded by the coding sequence ATGCCCGCGCAAGACGCCCCGCGTTCGTTTCAGGAGATCATCCTGCGCCTCCAGAATTACTGGGGATCAAAGGGCTGCGCAGTGCTGCAACCCTATGACATGGAAGTGGGCGCGGGCACGTTTCACCCCGCCACGACGCTGCGCTCTCTCGGGACCCGGCCCTGGGCGGCGGCCTATGTGCAGCCGTCCCGGAGGCCCACAGATGGCCGCTATGGCGAGAACCCGAACCGTCTTCAGCACTACTACCAGTATCAGGTGCTCATCAAACCGTCCCCGCCCGACCTGCAAGAGCTCTATCTCGGCTCGCTCGAAGCAATCGGGATCGACATGGAGATCCATGACATCCGCTTTGTCGAAGACGATTGGGAGAGCCCCACGCTCGGCGCCTGGGGCCTCGGTTGGGAGGTCTGGTGCGACGGGATGGAGGTCTCGCAATATACCTATTTCCAGCAGGTGGGCGGACATGATTGCCATCCCGTCTCGGGCGAACTGACCTACGGGCTCGAGCGGCTGGCGATGTACGTGCTAGGCGCCGAGCACGTGATGGACATGCCCTATAACGATCCGCAGGTGCCGATCCCGCTCACCTATGGCGATGTCTTCCGCCAGACCGAGCAGGAGTACAGCCGCTGGAACTTCGACGTGGCCAACACCGAGACGCTGCTACAGCACTTCAAGGATGCCGAGGCCGCCTGCAACGCGATCCTCGACGCGCCTCACGAAGATTCAAAGACCGGCAAGCGCATCGTCATGGCGCACCCGGCCTATGACCAGTGCATCAAGGCCTCGCACCTCTTCAATCTGCTCGACGCGCGAGGCGTGATCTCGGTGACGGAGCGGCAGAGCTACATCCTGCGCGTGCGCACGCTGGCCAAACGCTGCGCCGACGCCTTCGTGCAGACGGAAGCGGGCGGTTGGGAGGCGGCGTGA
- a CDS encoding serine protease translates to MRRVILAALVWLAASSAAVAQDRVWIQVEAQPSLRKAQDRVRNYAARLPDVAGFQLSARWYGIALGPYSRADATQRLAALRAEGLVPRDSYLVEPARFERQFWPIGAEDLRNTTAIVAPAPTLQQEPELRPADETPRQARAAEALLSRDEKRLLQTALASEGFYNSTIDGLFGRGTRASMANWQAANGFEATGILTTAQRVALIDSYNSILDGLGMERVVAAEAGISMLMPSAQIAFDEFEAPFVHYRATGEDGIALSLISQDGSRARFQGLYDVLQTLDAVPTDGPRELRRDSFTITGIDATRHTTVDVRYEDGAIKGFLLVWPAGDEKRLTRVLSEMRASFGTLPGTLDPALSPPSEDQSLDLLAGLEIRQPQRAATGFFVDGRGTVLTAAETLGACERVSIGADVDADVVFADADLGLALLKPKRAISPIAYATFQSSVPRLRDEVAVAGFSYGGDLGAPTLTLGELADLKGLDGEDSVKRLKLRAEPGDSGGPVFDRGGAVLGLLRPAPERDGQVLPDTVRLAVDADTIRSRLALEGVAIEEVDAFAVLDPVELSSLAADIAVLVECW, encoded by the coding sequence ATGCGACGGGTTATTCTTGCGGCGCTCGTATGGCTGGCAGCGAGTTCGGCGGCCGTGGCCCAGGACAGGGTCTGGATCCAGGTAGAGGCCCAGCCGAGCCTGCGGAAGGCGCAGGACCGCGTCCGGAACTATGCCGCGCGCTTGCCGGACGTGGCGGGCTTCCAGCTCTCGGCGCGCTGGTACGGCATCGCTCTCGGCCCCTACTCGCGTGCGGATGCAACCCAACGGCTCGCCGCGCTCCGCGCGGAAGGGCTCGTTCCAAGGGACTCCTACCTCGTCGAGCCCGCCCGGTTCGAGCGTCAGTTCTGGCCCATCGGGGCCGAAGACCTGCGAAACACCACGGCCATCGTGGCCCCCGCGCCAACGCTTCAACAGGAGCCCGAACTCCGGCCCGCGGACGAGACACCCCGACAGGCCCGTGCCGCAGAGGCGCTTCTGAGCCGCGATGAGAAGCGGCTCCTGCAGACCGCGCTCGCCTCCGAAGGCTTCTACAACTCAACGATCGACGGCCTATTCGGGCGCGGCACGCGGGCCTCCATGGCCAACTGGCAGGCCGCGAACGGGTTCGAAGCCACCGGCATCCTGACGACGGCGCAACGGGTCGCGCTCATCGACAGCTACAACTCCATCCTCGACGGTCTCGGCATGGAGCGCGTTGTCGCCGCGGAAGCGGGCATCTCGATGCTCATGCCCAGCGCGCAGATCGCGTTTGATGAGTTCGAGGCGCCCTTCGTCCATTACCGCGCGACCGGCGAAGACGGGATTGCCCTCTCGTTGATCTCGCAGGACGGGTCCCGCGCACGGTTCCAAGGGCTCTACGACGTGCTGCAGACGCTGGACGCTGTGCCGACCGACGGCCCGCGCGAACTTCGCCGCGACAGCTTCACCATCACAGGCATCGACGCCACCCGCCACACCACCGTGGACGTGCGCTACGAAGACGGCGCCATCAAGGGGTTCCTGCTCGTATGGCCTGCCGGCGATGAGAAGCGGCTGACGCGGGTGCTGAGCGAGATGCGTGCGAGCTTTGGCACGCTCCCAGGCACACTCGATCCTGCCCTGTCGCCCCCGAGCGAGGACCAGTCCCTCGATCTGCTCGCCGGCCTCGAAATCCGACAGCCGCAACGGGCGGCCACAGGCTTCTTCGTCGATGGCCGGGGCACCGTGCTCACCGCCGCCGAGACACTCGGCGCCTGCGAGCGCGTGAGCATCGGGGCGGACGTGGATGCTGACGTCGTCTTCGCGGACGCCGATCTCGGCCTCGCCCTCCTGAAACCGAAGCGCGCGATTTCCCCCATCGCCTATGCCACCTTCCAATCCTCCGTTCCCCGCCTGCGGGACGAAGTGGCCGTGGCCGGCTTCTCCTATGGCGGCGATCTCGGCGCGCCGACGCTGACACTCGGCGAGCTCGCCGATCTCAAGGGCCTCGACGGAGAGGACAGCGTCAAGCGCCTGAAACTCCGTGCCGAGCCGGGTGATAGCGGCGGTCCCGTCTTCGACCGCGGCGGCGCCGTGCTCGGCCTGCTGCGTCCGGCACCGGAGCGTGACGGCCAAGTGCTGCCGGACACCGTGCGCCTCGCCGTGGATGCGGATACCATCCGCTCCAGGCTCGCGCTGGAGGGCGTGGCCATCGAGGAAGTCGATGCGTTCGCCGTTCTCGACCCTGTCGAACTTAGCTCGCTGGCGGCAGATATCGCCGTCCTCGTGGAGTGCTGGTAG
- the glyS gene encoding glycine--tRNA ligase subunit beta, producing the protein MPDLLIELFSEEIPAGMQARASADLERLVCEALTGAGLTYESAEHFATPRRLALSVAGLLAESPTVTEERKGPKVGAPEKALEGFLRGAGVTKEDLEIREDKKGQVYFAQITKPGRPAAEIIAEALEKTVRGFPWPKSMRWGSGSLRWVRPLQSILCILDGAVVPVKVDQFEAGNTTGGHRFMAPARFAVTDVAQYEAELGKHHVILRAETRQEMIWKDAVRQAEAVGLEVVEDRGLLAEVAGLVEWPVVLMGEIGEAFLGLPPEVLQTSMKEHQKFFSVRDPKTGRIERFITVANRETSDNGATILAGNQKVLAARLSDAKFFWENDLRVAKAGMGAWLESLENVTFHAKLGTQAERIARIAALARELAPAVGADPEQAEAAAKIAKADLASEMVYEFPELQGTMGRYYALEAGEPEAVANAARDHYAPLGPSDAVPTEPVSVAVSLADKLDLLASFWIIGEKPTGSKDPFALRRATLGTLRIVDHAEVEIRLASILKRSFFRAFADEFWTAMKEEEVEPSWGMSLKGHDATLRTIDSWLDDDVLKALAHASRHEELSSNEILVALEALQAKVRSDFPVESADLTSFFHDRLKVYLRDRGIRHDVIDACLAMPGNDDLSLLVKRATALQEVMNTENGTNLVQGFKRANNILSQAEDADGVEYSYGADMKFAEAEEEKALFAALETAEGKIKPAMEAEDFVSAMGAMAELRAPIDAFFDAVKINADAQTVRRNRLNLLSQIRSTVGQVADLTRIEG; encoded by the coding sequence ATGCCTGATCTTCTGATCGAACTCTTCTCCGAGGAAATTCCGGCGGGCATGCAGGCGCGTGCCTCTGCGGATTTGGAGCGGCTCGTCTGCGAGGCGCTGACCGGCGCGGGCTTGACCTATGAGAGCGCCGAGCATTTCGCGACCCCGCGCCGCCTCGCCCTCTCCGTCGCGGGCCTTCTTGCCGAAAGCCCTACCGTGACCGAGGAACGCAAGGGCCCCAAGGTCGGCGCGCCGGAAAAGGCCCTCGAGGGCTTTCTGCGCGGCGCGGGCGTGACCAAGGAAGACCTCGAGATCCGGGAGGACAAGAAGGGCCAGGTTTACTTCGCGCAAATCACGAAGCCGGGCCGCCCGGCCGCCGAGATCATCGCAGAGGCGCTGGAAAAGACGGTGCGCGGCTTCCCGTGGCCGAAATCCATGCGCTGGGGCTCGGGCAGCTTGCGCTGGGTGCGCCCGCTGCAATCGATCCTGTGCATCCTCGATGGCGCGGTGGTGCCTGTTAAGGTGGATCAATTCGAGGCTGGAAACACAACCGGCGGCCATCGCTTCATGGCGCCCGCGCGCTTTGCCGTGACCGACGTGGCGCAATACGAAGCGGAGCTCGGAAAGCACCACGTCATCCTGCGCGCCGAGACGCGGCAAGAGATGATTTGGAAGGATGCCGTGCGGCAAGCGGAGGCCGTGGGCCTCGAGGTCGTCGAGGATCGCGGGCTTCTGGCGGAGGTGGCGGGCCTCGTGGAATGGCCGGTCGTGCTCATGGGCGAGATCGGCGAGGCGTTCCTCGGCCTCCCGCCGGAGGTGTTGCAGACCTCCATGAAGGAACACCAGAAGTTCTTCTCCGTACGCGATCCGAAAACGGGCCGGATCGAACGCTTCATCACCGTGGCCAACCGCGAGACGTCTGATAACGGCGCCACGATCCTCGCAGGCAACCAGAAGGTCCTCGCCGCGCGTCTTTCGGACGCCAAGTTCTTCTGGGAGAACGACCTGCGCGTGGCAAAGGCCGGGATGGGCGCGTGGCTCGAGAGCCTCGAAAACGTGACCTTCCACGCCAAGCTCGGCACGCAGGCCGAGCGCATCGCCCGCATCGCGGCGCTCGCCCGAGAACTCGCACCCGCAGTGGGCGCCGATCCAGAGCAGGCCGAAGCGGCCGCCAAGATCGCGAAGGCCGACCTTGCCTCGGAGATGGTCTACGAGTTCCCCGAATTGCAGGGCACGATGGGGCGCTACTACGCGCTGGAAGCAGGGGAGCCCGAGGCCGTGGCCAACGCCGCCCGAGACCATTATGCCCCGCTCGGCCCTTCCGACGCCGTGCCCACCGAGCCGGTGAGCGTCGCCGTCTCCCTCGCTGATAAACTCGATCTCTTGGCCTCGTTTTGGATAATTGGTGAGAAGCCCACGGGATCAAAGGACCCTTTCGCCCTTCGTCGAGCCACCCTAGGCACGCTCCGCATTGTCGATCATGCTGAAGTGGAAATACGCTTAGCTTCCATTCTGAAACGCTCCTTTTTCAGGGCGTTTGCAGATGAGTTTTGGACAGCAATGAAAGAGGAAGAAGTAGAACCCTCATGGGGGATGAGCCTTAAAGGACATGATGCCACGCTACGAACGATAGACAGTTGGCTGGATGATGACGTTCTCAAAGCTCTTGCCCACGCTAGTCGTCATGAGGAACTTTCTTCCAATGAGATTCTTGTCGCATTGGAGGCGCTGCAAGCAAAAGTTAGGTCTGATTTCCCAGTCGAAAGCGCTGACCTCACATCGTTCTTCCACGACCGCCTCAAGGTCTATCTCCGTGACCGTGGCATCCGGCATGACGTCATCGACGCCTGCCTCGCCATGCCGGGCAATGACGATCTGAGCCTCCTCGTGAAGCGTGCGACGGCACTGCAGGAGGTCATGAACACGGAAAACGGCACGAACCTCGTGCAGGGCTTCAAGCGCGCCAACAATATCCTGAGCCAGGCCGAGGACGCGGACGGGGTCGAATACTCCTACGGCGCGGACATGAAATTCGCCGAGGCCGAGGAGGAGAAGGCGCTTTTCGCGGCGCTCGAGACGGCGGAGGGCAAGATCAAGCCTGCCATGGAGGCCGAGGATTTCGTCTCCGCCATGGGCGCCATGGCCGAGCTGCGCGCGCCGATCGACGCCTTTTTCGACGCGGTCAAGATCAATGCCGACGCACAAACGGTGCGGCGTAACCGGCTCAACCTTCTCAGCCAGATCCGCTCCACCGTGGGCCAGGTGGCAGATTTGACGCGGATCGAAGGCTAA